From the genome of Nitrospiria bacterium, one region includes:
- a CDS encoding HD domain-containing phosphohydrolase yields the protein MYQIPDTLGDLNKNAPLAEKLTSTHTALKRQYDFIDRISVALYDPKTDLLKTFIHSSGTDEPLGNYQAVLRQVGSLQEILQTGHPRVVNDLEVFGPGKQEHTLRIAAQGYGASYTMPMFLNGMFFGFVFFNSYQKNCFGENVLHTLNVFGHLISLIILSDLTNFRTMLATVKAARDMAFFHDNETGAHLDRMAHYSRLIAKTLAPKYRLDDELIEHIFLFSPLHDIGKIRIPDRILQKTDKLTQEEYQIMKGHAIKGREIIDTILRDFGLESLHHIDVLRNIAEFHHEAINGRGYPHGLVGERIPIEARIIAVADMFDALTSKRPYKEAWPNEVAFNLLKELAGVRLDRDCVEALIQNRSDIEKIQIRFKEELYS from the coding sequence ATGTATCAAATTCCGGATACCTTAGGGGATTTGAATAAAAACGCTCCCCTCGCTGAAAAATTGACCTCTACTCATACTGCATTGAAGAGACAGTATGATTTCATCGATCGGATTTCGGTTGCTCTTTATGACCCGAAAACAGACCTATTAAAAACATTTATTCACAGCAGTGGGACCGATGAACCCCTTGGGAATTACCAAGCGGTACTGCGCCAGGTGGGGTCCCTCCAGGAAATTCTGCAAACCGGACATCCCAGAGTGGTTAATGATTTGGAAGTGTTTGGCCCGGGGAAGCAGGAACACACCCTTCGCATTGCCGCCCAGGGGTATGGTGCGAGTTACACCATGCCGATGTTTCTCAATGGAATGTTTTTTGGATTTGTTTTTTTCAATTCCTACCAAAAAAATTGCTTTGGGGAAAATGTTCTCCACACCCTGAACGTTTTCGGTCATTTAATTTCCTTAATCATCCTCAGTGACTTGACCAACTTCCGAACCATGTTGGCCACCGTGAAAGCCGCAAGGGATATGGCTTTTTTTCACGATAACGAAACGGGAGCCCATCTGGATCGAATGGCCCATTATTCGAGATTAATTGCCAAAACACTGGCTCCTAAATACCGCCTGGATGATGAATTGATTGAGCATATATTTTTGTTTTCCCCCCTTCATGACATCGGAAAAATCAGGATTCCGGATCGGATTCTACAGAAGACGGATAAATTGACCCAGGAGGAATATCAGATCATGAAAGGACATGCGATAAAAGGACGCGAAATTATTGATACCATTCTGAGGGATTTTGGTTTGGAAAGCCTCCATCACATCGATGTCCTAAGAAATATCGCGGAATTCCATCATGAAGCCATCAATGGGAGAGGGTATCCCCATGGTTTGGTGGGAGAGCGAATACCGATTGAGGCCCGGATTATTGCAGTGGCAGATATGTTTGATGCTTTAACCAGTAAACGGCCTTATAAAGAGGCCTGGCCCAATGAGGTGGCCTTCAACCTGCTGAAAGAGCTTGCAGGGGTTAGGCTGGATAGGGATTGTGTGGAAGCCCTGATTCAAAACCGAAGCGACATTGAGAAAATCCAAATCCGTTTCAAAGAAGAGTTATACAGTTAA
- a CDS encoding kelch repeat-containing protein, with product MVKVLVGVFLFFSVWFCSQEILASSDLGKWETLSPAPSKRTEVAATVAGEKIYVVGGFGRFGVTDRVEVYEPNKNSWQSLSPLPMALHHVGIGTVGGKVYVIGGFRNTFSWKPVKDLFEYDPKKDTWNRKSSMPTPRGALTVAVLNGKLHAIGGLGENGNEGAHEVYDPSTGLWEKRAFLPTPRDHLGSGVFEGKIFVIGGRLKSSYHKNLDLNEIYDPKKDQWASAEKLPTPRSGFGAGVINQRLLVVGGEGTGKAFVENEAYHPHSNTWQKLAPLPTARHGIGAVVFQNKLFVISGGTQPGGSRSNVVEVFQFSD from the coding sequence ATGGTTAAGGTTTTGGTTGGGGTCTTCCTCTTTTTTTCTGTTTGGTTCTGCTCTCAAGAAATTCTCGCATCTTCCGATTTAGGTAAATGGGAAACCCTTTCTCCAGCTCCCTCAAAACGAACTGAAGTCGCAGCAACCGTGGCGGGAGAAAAAATCTATGTCGTGGGTGGTTTTGGGCGCTTTGGTGTCACGGATAGGGTTGAAGTCTACGAACCCAATAAGAATTCCTGGCAATCCCTTTCTCCCCTACCCATGGCCCTGCACCATGTTGGCATTGGAACGGTTGGGGGAAAAGTGTATGTTATCGGTGGTTTTAGAAATACCTTTTCTTGGAAACCGGTCAAAGATCTATTTGAATATGACCCCAAAAAAGACACGTGGAATAGAAAATCCTCCATGCCCACACCCCGTGGTGCACTAACAGTGGCAGTTCTAAATGGGAAACTTCACGCCATTGGGGGTTTAGGGGAAAACGGTAACGAGGGGGCTCATGAAGTTTATGATCCATCCACCGGCCTTTGGGAAAAACGGGCTTTCCTTCCCACCCCTCGTGATCACCTGGGGTCAGGAGTCTTTGAAGGAAAAATTTTTGTTATTGGAGGAAGATTGAAATCCTCATACCATAAAAACTTAGATCTCAATGAAATCTATGATCCTAAAAAAGACCAGTGGGCTTCAGCTGAAAAACTCCCTACCCCTCGATCTGGATTCGGTGCTGGTGTAATAAACCAGCGCCTTTTGGTTGTGGGAGGGGAAGGAACGGGAAAAGCATTTGTTGAAAATGAAGCCTATCATCCCCATTCCAACACCTGGCAGAAATTGGCGCCCCTTCCCACCGCACGCCACGGTATCGGTGCCGTGGTTTTTCAAAATAAACTGTTCGTGATTTCCGGGGGAACACAGCCGGGAGGATCACGGAGTAATGTGGTGGAGGTCTTCCAATTCAGTGATTGA
- a CDS encoding DUF4124 domain-containing protein has protein sequence MKVTFFILSLFILFNSKPLLGKAEIYQYKDHQGQKVFTNDMSKVPPEFRKEVDIIQEKNLPPLHLIADSPVPRKEKENPRPPLQSSFLFYAAFILLTVLMFLGFTLKGFKGSLIRIGFKLLAMAFISIAIAIIFLVQGGIIPFQTMETSLSGSSSFSPIQKIQKKVEQVEKDFKNKENLLNLVNP, from the coding sequence ATGAAGGTAACGTTTTTCATTTTATCCTTGTTTATCCTTTTCAATTCAAAACCCCTTTTGGGAAAAGCGGAAATCTACCAATATAAAGACCATCAAGGACAAAAGGTTTTTACCAATGATATGTCCAAGGTGCCCCCGGAATTTCGAAAAGAGGTGGACATTATCCAAGAGAAGAATCTCCCGCCACTCCATCTGATTGCCGATTCCCCGGTTCCGAGAAAGGAAAAAGAGAACCCCCGACCCCCCCTCCAATCTTCATTCCTATTTTACGCCGCTTTCATCCTGTTAACCGTATTGATGTTTTTGGGTTTTACCCTGAAAGGGTTCAAAGGGTCCCTCATTCGGATAGGATTTAAACTTCTGGCGATGGCTTTTATTAGCATCGCCATTGCCATCATTTTTTTAGTGCAAGGAGGAATCATCCCATTTCAAACAATGGAAACATCCCTTTCCGGGTCTTCTTCATTTTCTCCGATTCAAAAAATTCAAAAAAAGGTGGAACAGGTTGAAAAGGATTTTAAAAATAAAGAAAACCTGTTAAATTTGGTTAATCCCTGA
- a CDS encoding cyclic nucleotide-binding domain-containing protein: MTPSVQAISDLVMRGFVLKDVAPRIIQVASEILLFSGLNDEQLTRLASTFSVTTFREKERVFAEKEEPVNMYILLDGMVSIRMGNPTATIGYVKKGEIFGELSLLSSKNHSATAVAETRVEAGALNHLDLSELTRQRPDIGLIIYRNLAIGLGEKLLRSDISLRDQLLNKTLDKSKLKKKFKTTTKLS, translated from the coding sequence ATGACCCCCTCCGTTCAGGCTATTTCAGATTTGGTGATGCGGGGGTTTGTCCTAAAAGACGTGGCGCCTCGGATCATCCAGGTTGCCTCTGAAATCCTTTTGTTTTCAGGTCTGAATGATGAACAGCTGACACGATTGGCCAGCACCTTCTCGGTAACCACTTTTCGAGAAAAAGAACGGGTTTTTGCCGAAAAGGAGGAACCGGTAAACATGTATATTCTCCTGGATGGCATGGTCAGTATCCGAATGGGCAACCCCACCGCAACCATTGGTTATGTAAAAAAAGGAGAAATTTTTGGTGAATTGTCATTACTTTCCTCGAAAAATCATTCAGCAACGGCTGTTGCTGAAACCCGGGTTGAAGCGGGGGCGCTGAACCATCTCGACCTTTCAGAATTAACCCGCCAACGACCGGATATAGGGTTGATTATTTATCGAAATTTGGCCATCGGATTGGGGGAAAAGTTATTACGGTCAGATATCTCTTTACGAGATCAATTGTTGAATAAGACCTTGGATAAAAGTAAACTGAAAAAAAAATTTAAAACAACAACCAAACTTTCTTAG
- a CDS encoding amidohydrolase, with protein MDSKRQEEVFSKIISVRRDIHQNPELSWEEHTTAKTICQFLQEHKIKFKKNIAKTGVVAEFPGPPGVPSIALMADMDALPIQEETGLDFSSAHPGVMHACGHDGHTAMLLGAALLLKKEDTLPAPVKIVFQPAEEKGTWALAMIAEGILDGVGMIFGGHLDRHYKTGTVVVTEGAVNASSDTFTIEIIGQGAHGARPHESIDSVVIGSLMVMALQTIVSREVDPTYPSVVSVGRFDAGTASNVIAGRAKLE; from the coding sequence ATGGACTCCAAAAGGCAGGAAGAGGTCTTTTCAAAAATAATCTCCGTCCGGCGGGATATTCATCAAAACCCCGAATTAAGCTGGGAAGAGCACACAACCGCTAAGACCATTTGTCAATTTCTTCAAGAGCACAAAATCAAATTTAAAAAAAACATCGCCAAAACCGGGGTGGTGGCCGAATTTCCAGGCCCCCCAGGGGTTCCCAGTATCGCCCTGATGGCCGATATGGATGCCCTGCCCATCCAGGAAGAAACCGGGCTTGATTTCTCCTCCGCTCATCCGGGTGTCATGCACGCATGCGGCCATGATGGACATACCGCTATGCTATTGGGTGCCGCCCTTCTTTTAAAAAAAGAAGATACACTTCCTGCCCCTGTTAAGATTGTTTTCCAACCCGCTGAAGAAAAGGGAACCTGGGCCCTGGCCATGATTGCCGAGGGAATTTTAGATGGGGTGGGAATGATCTTTGGAGGCCATTTAGACCGACATTATAAAACCGGTACGGTGGTGGTAACGGAGGGGGCTGTCAATGCTTCCTCCGACACCTTTACCATTGAAATCATTGGCCAAGGAGCCCATGGCGCAAGACCCCATGAAAGCATCGATTCCGTGGTTATCGGCTCTTTGATGGTAATGGCCCTTCAAACCATTGTATCCAGAGAAGTGGATCCCACCTACCCCTCTGTGGTTTCCGTGGGGCGTTTTGATGCAGGAACCGCCTCCAATGTGATTGCCGGCCGGGCAAAACTGGAATGA
- a CDS encoding HD domain-containing phosphohydrolase, with protein MPETVHVQDPLIDFAPPCQTTPFDIIRQIKNDLERLLDRMHTEVLFAIRILRLCKAIQRVCHLDENAVLGTLFLEHTGRYSVNHPVNTALICELVSKTLGFPLPKRFSLLAASLTMNISMVSLQDTLFFQKEPLTPSQKEEIYRHPEKGVEKLRRYGVKDKIWLDAVHQHHKFLDGSGYPEDVQIHAIADAARILSIADIFCAKISNRGYRLGLLPNTGLRELFLVERNQHVDLEMVTQLIKVVGIYPPGTLVRLINGELAVVTHRGEKAHQPLVQVVASPKGIPLTEPVLRDCSFKKYGVKETLSSTSLKSKINPYRLWGYEK; from the coding sequence ATGCCAGAAACCGTCCATGTTCAAGACCCATTGATCGATTTTGCCCCCCCTTGTCAAACCACCCCTTTCGACATCATTCGCCAAATCAAAAATGATTTGGAGCGACTATTAGACCGAATGCATACCGAGGTTTTGTTTGCCATCCGTATACTGAGATTATGTAAGGCCATCCAACGGGTGTGTCACCTTGATGAAAATGCCGTATTGGGAACTCTTTTTCTCGAACACACTGGGCGCTACTCAGTGAATCATCCCGTCAACACCGCTTTAATTTGTGAGCTGGTTTCCAAAACGTTGGGTTTCCCTCTCCCAAAAAGGTTTTCGCTGCTAGCGGCTTCCCTAACCATGAATATATCAATGGTATCCCTGCAAGATACGCTATTCTTTCAAAAGGAACCATTAACCCCATCTCAAAAAGAAGAAATCTACCGGCATCCCGAAAAAGGGGTTGAAAAATTACGGAGGTATGGGGTGAAGGATAAAATTTGGTTGGATGCGGTACACCAACACCACAAATTTTTGGATGGGTCCGGTTATCCGGAGGATGTCCAAATCCACGCTATAGCTGATGCGGCCCGCATCCTAAGCATTGCAGATATTTTTTGTGCCAAAATTTCCAATCGTGGTTATCGTTTGGGGCTACTGCCCAACACAGGGTTAAGAGAACTCTTTTTGGTTGAACGAAACCAGCATGTGGATTTGGAGATGGTTACCCAGTTGATCAAAGTGGTTGGAATATATCCTCCCGGTACCTTGGTTCGCCTAATCAATGGTGAATTGGCTGTGGTCACCCACCGGGGAGAAAAAGCCCACCAACCCCTTGTCCAGGTAGTAGCTAGCCCAAAGGGCATTCCTTTAACCGAACCCGTTCTACGGGATTGCAGTTTTAAAAAATATGGGGTAAAGGAAACTTTAAGCAGTACCTCCTTAAAATCAAAAATTAACCCTTACCGTTTATGGGGTTACGAAAAATAA
- a CDS encoding thiolase family protein: MKEIVIIDGVRTPIGNFGGALKDVTAHKMGELVIRELVRRTNLDVNVLEEVVMGSVGNYSDATNLARVSTLMAGLPIRVPAYTVQRNCSSGLQAIVNAYQNIFCGDGEVQIAGGIESMSRAPYISRDMRWGKRLRHAEFIDSIWEGLTDGFCGQIMGITAENLAEEFQISREEQDKFTVESHKKAFRAIREGKFKDEIISVTVPKKAAGKEVIPEPFSQDEGPNVALTQQVLSLYPPIFKEGGSVTGGNSCSLNDGAAAVLVMSSEKARALGYEPLGTIRSYAFVGVEPQRMGIGPAEAIPRALERAKAQLSDVQLIEVNEAFAAQYLAVEKKLNLNREIVNVNGGAIALGHPVGMSGTRLVIALLREMQRRDLSLGVVSLCVGGGLGAAMVLERK, from the coding sequence ATGAAGGAAATTGTCATTATCGATGGGGTCAGAACGCCAATTGGAAACTTCGGTGGGGCTCTTAAAGATGTCACGGCCCATAAAATGGGTGAACTGGTGATTCGCGAACTCGTCCGTAGAACCAACCTGGATGTCAATGTGTTAGAGGAAGTGGTGATGGGATCTGTTGGAAATTACAGCGATGCAACCAATTTGGCACGGGTTTCCACATTGATGGCAGGGCTGCCGATTCGCGTTCCAGCTTATACCGTACAAAGAAACTGCTCCTCGGGTTTACAAGCCATCGTGAATGCCTACCAGAATATTTTCTGTGGAGATGGTGAGGTTCAAATTGCCGGGGGAATTGAAAGCATGAGCCGGGCCCCCTACATCAGCCGGGACATGAGATGGGGAAAAAGACTCCGGCACGCTGAATTTATCGATAGCATTTGGGAAGGACTCACGGATGGGTTTTGCGGACAAATTATGGGGATCACGGCTGAGAACCTTGCGGAGGAGTTTCAAATCTCCCGAGAAGAACAGGATAAATTTACAGTGGAAAGCCATAAAAAGGCCTTCCGAGCCATTCGAGAGGGAAAATTTAAAGATGAAATTATCTCGGTAACGGTTCCCAAGAAAGCCGCGGGAAAAGAGGTGATTCCGGAACCTTTTAGTCAAGATGAGGGCCCCAATGTGGCTCTGACCCAACAGGTCCTCTCACTTTATCCCCCGATTTTCAAGGAGGGGGGATCAGTCACCGGAGGAAATTCTTGTTCCCTCAATGATGGAGCCGCCGCTGTACTGGTAATGTCTTCGGAAAAAGCAAGGGCGCTGGGTTATGAACCTTTAGGAACCATCCGTTCCTATGCTTTCGTCGGGGTAGAACCCCAACGGATGGGTATCGGTCCGGCTGAAGCCATTCCCCGCGCCTTAGAACGTGCAAAAGCCCAACTCAGCGATGTACAACTGATTGAAGTCAATGAAGCCTTTGCCGCCCAATACTTGGCGGTCGAAAAAAAATTAAATCTCAACCGTGAAATCGTGAATGTAAACGGGGGGGCTATCGCCTTGGGACATCCAGTTGGGATGAGCGGGACCCGGCTGGTCATTGCCCTTTTGCGAGAAATGCAACGTCGCGATCTTTCATTGGGCGTTGTTTCCCTTTGCGTCGGTGGGGGACTGGGCGCTGCAATGGTTTTGGAAAGAAAATAA
- a CDS encoding response regulator has product MSSDKKYCMCCDEDVSYHSIIREGNREMACDFCGFVLDVVQDDHVVTKVRCMVTADDSDMIRNLMKTQLQESGIAEEILVLADGQQAVTLISKKFSEGKPVDCIILDLEMPVMNGISAARIIRSLEERFQITPATPLIFFSSLPCNEDLKKKLSLFPPASYINKGNGSEPDQLLKRVKQLVSFLIKKNQTSSP; this is encoded by the coding sequence ATGTCCAGTGATAAAAAATATTGCATGTGCTGTGATGAGGATGTGTCCTATCATTCGATCATACGGGAAGGGAATCGCGAAATGGCCTGCGATTTTTGCGGTTTTGTCCTGGACGTGGTTCAGGATGATCATGTTGTGACCAAAGTCAGGTGCATGGTTACCGCTGATGATTCCGATATGATCCGAAATTTAATGAAAACCCAACTTCAAGAAAGTGGTATTGCCGAAGAAATTTTAGTCTTAGCCGATGGGCAACAGGCCGTGACCTTGATTTCCAAAAAGTTCTCGGAGGGAAAGCCCGTTGATTGTATTATTCTGGACCTAGAGATGCCGGTGATGAATGGAATATCGGCCGCACGAATTATCCGTTCCCTGGAAGAACGTTTTCAAATAACCCCTGCCACCCCCCTCATTTTTTTCTCTTCCTTACCATGCAACGAGGATCTAAAAAAGAAATTGTCCCTCTTCCCCCCTGCCAGCTACATCAACAAAGGAAACGGAAGTGAACCCGATCAACTCTTAAAACGGGTAAAGCAACTGGTCAGTTTCCTCATTAAAAAAAACCAAACCTCATCTCCTTGA
- a CDS encoding enoyl-CoA hydratase: MGNPLIQTVIEDGIATITINNPPANALNTPVMNELSQVFDQMEKNNDVKVIIFTGAGTFFIAGADIKEIHSLTTAKQGEEVTALGQAIFNKIENLSKPVIAAIQGMCLGGGLELAMACHLRVAGERTRLGLPEINLGIIPGFGGTQRLPRLVGKSKAIEWILTGDMINAQEAKNFGLINKVVPDSEVLKQAQGLAKKIATKGHLAVAAALKAIREGNQQSLDKGLKLESQLFGELCETEDKKEGVTALIEKRQPKFQNK; the protein is encoded by the coding sequence TTGGGTAACCCATTGATTCAAACCGTCATTGAGGATGGAATCGCAACCATCACCATCAACAATCCCCCTGCCAACGCACTGAATACACCCGTCATGAATGAATTATCCCAGGTTTTTGACCAAATGGAAAAAAATAATGACGTAAAAGTCATTATTTTTACGGGAGCGGGAACTTTTTTTATCGCGGGTGCAGATATTAAAGAAATTCATTCTCTCACCACCGCAAAGCAGGGTGAAGAAGTCACCGCTTTGGGTCAGGCTATTTTTAATAAAATTGAAAATCTTTCCAAACCCGTCATTGCCGCCATCCAGGGCATGTGCTTGGGCGGGGGATTGGAATTGGCAATGGCGTGCCATCTTCGTGTGGCAGGAGAGAGAACCCGCTTAGGACTACCCGAAATTAACCTGGGAATTATCCCGGGATTTGGAGGAACACAGCGGTTACCCAGATTGGTGGGAAAATCAAAAGCCATTGAATGGATATTAACCGGGGACATGATCAATGCCCAAGAAGCCAAAAATTTCGGATTGATCAATAAGGTCGTTCCAGACTCAGAAGTCCTCAAACAGGCCCAAGGGTTGGCAAAAAAAATAGCCACAAAAGGCCACCTGGCCGTTGCCGCGGCTTTGAAAGCCATCCGGGAAGGAAACCAGCAATCACTTGACAAGGGACTCAAACTGGAGTCTCAATTGTTTGGTGAACTGTGTGAAACAGAGGATAAGAAGGAGGGTGTCACCGCTTTAATTGAAAAAAGACAGCCTAAGTTTCAAAATAAATAA
- a CDS encoding 3-hydroxyacyl-CoA dehydrogenase NAD-binding domain-containing protein, producing MYIYKAAVIGAGTMGAQIAQVITYSGLPVILKDVKEEAVQKGIGTIRKIYEGRVQKGKMTSTEMEQKMALVTGATTYDDFKDVDLVIEAVFEDLKVKQQVFGDLDDLCPESTIFATNSSSLSISSIGSVTKRPDKVVGMHFFNPAHVMKLVEVIPGMATSSETVEDVVAFSESVRKIPVRVQECAGFLVNRLLMPYLNEAALALQEGASSMKEMDNAMVSFGMPMGPFTLLDMIGIDIAEKVAKILYDSFGPRMAPAQLLDVMVQTGRLGTKNGAGFYTYTDAHDDVLVKILKKVYDEYHLKKTSFSPNRLLLSMVNEGVVCLQEGVSTAADIDIAMMAGTDFPQEKGGPLHYADQIGIDVVLKELEKFSKELGPRFWPAPMLKRMVDAGFLGVKSGRGFFNY from the coding sequence ATGTATATTTACAAAGCAGCCGTCATTGGGGCGGGAACCATGGGAGCCCAAATTGCTCAGGTGATTACTTACTCCGGCCTTCCCGTCATATTAAAAGATGTAAAAGAAGAAGCGGTTCAAAAAGGAATTGGGACCATCCGAAAAATTTATGAGGGAAGGGTTCAAAAAGGCAAAATGACCTCAACCGAAATGGAACAAAAAATGGCTTTGGTAACCGGGGCAACCACCTACGATGATTTCAAAGACGTGGATTTGGTTATTGAAGCGGTCTTTGAAGATCTTAAGGTGAAGCAACAGGTCTTTGGTGATTTGGATGACCTATGTCCAGAATCCACCATTTTTGCAACCAACTCTTCCTCTCTCTCCATCTCCTCCATCGGATCCGTTACCAAACGTCCTGATAAGGTGGTGGGAATGCATTTTTTCAATCCCGCCCACGTCATGAAATTGGTGGAAGTCATCCCGGGAATGGCGACATCCTCCGAAACGGTTGAGGATGTGGTGGCCTTTTCTGAGAGTGTGCGAAAAATCCCGGTTCGGGTTCAAGAATGCGCAGGTTTCTTGGTCAACCGCCTGTTGATGCCTTATTTAAATGAAGCAGCCTTGGCTCTGCAAGAAGGAGCATCGTCCATGAAAGAAATGGATAATGCCATGGTTTCCTTCGGAATGCCCATGGGCCCTTTTACACTACTAGATATGATTGGAATAGACATTGCGGAAAAAGTAGCAAAAATCCTTTATGATTCATTTGGCCCTCGAATGGCCCCCGCCCAACTATTGGATGTGATGGTACAAACGGGAAGGTTGGGAACCAAAAATGGAGCAGGGTTTTATACGTATACCGATGCACACGACGATGTTCTGGTTAAAATCCTAAAAAAAGTGTATGATGAATATCATCTCAAAAAAACCTCTTTTTCTCCAAATCGACTGCTCCTTTCCATGGTCAATGAAGGTGTGGTTTGCCTGCAGGAAGGGGTATCCACAGCGGCCGATATTGATATCGCCATGATGGCGGGGACAGACTTCCCCCAAGAAAAAGGGGGGCCCCTTCACTACGCGGACCAAATAGGAATTGATGTGGTTTTAAAAGAGTTGGAAAAGTTTTCAAAAGAGCTAGGTCCTCGTTTTTGGCCTGCACCCATGTTAAAAAGAATGGTGGACGCAGGATTTTTAGGGGTAAAATCCGGACGGGGGTTTTTTAATTATTGA
- a CDS encoding long-chain fatty acid--CoA ligase, translating to MEKPWLKFYEPKVLPSLEYPKTVLPSFLTHSASQFPQNPAVFYYGTEINYASLEDQVNRFANALIGVGVKPGDRVSIMLPNLPQCVIGYYGILKAGAIVVQTNPLYVERELEHQLIDSESEILIALDIFYPRIQNLIGKTPLKKVILTNVRDYLPFLLKFLYPIKAKKEGQWNPVNIAPPLYDFKNLLKEASPTPPSSIESDPENVALLQYTGGTTGIPKGVMLTHNNLVANTVQCRHWMADLKEGKEVFLSVIPFFHVYGMSVCMNLSIYIASAMVLLPKFKTDDVLKAINRYRPTIFPGVQAMYVAINNHPQVKKYDISSIQACISGAGPLQKEVQDQFEKLTGGKLVEGFGLTEASPVTHANPISGLRKKGSIGLPFPDTNARVVDMEEGTNVLSVGEIGELVVQGPQVMKGYWKKEEETQQVLREGWLHTGDMARMDEEGYFYIVDRKKDMIKTSGENVYPRDVEEVLFQHPKVKEAVIAGLPDQFLGEKIKAYIVLKEGETASEEEILQFCRERLAKFKVPKQIEFRQELPKTMIGKILRRVLLEEELKKLKVSA from the coding sequence TTGGAAAAACCTTGGTTAAAGTTCTATGAACCCAAAGTCCTCCCCTCTCTGGAATACCCAAAAACAGTTCTCCCTTCGTTTTTGACCCATTCGGCATCACAATTTCCACAAAATCCAGCCGTTTTCTATTACGGAACAGAGATCAACTACGCCTCATTAGAAGACCAGGTGAACCGTTTTGCTAATGCCCTCATCGGTGTGGGGGTCAAACCCGGGGACAGGGTTTCGATCATGCTTCCCAATCTTCCCCAATGCGTCATTGGGTATTATGGAATCTTAAAAGCGGGCGCCATTGTGGTTCAAACCAATCCTCTTTATGTGGAAAGAGAGCTTGAACATCAATTAATCGATTCGGAATCCGAAATCCTAATTGCACTGGATATTTTTTATCCCCGAATTCAAAATTTAATAGGTAAAACCCCTCTGAAAAAGGTTATTCTCACCAATGTCCGGGATTATCTTCCCTTCCTTCTGAAATTTTTATACCCCATCAAAGCCAAAAAAGAGGGACAATGGAACCCGGTCAATATCGCACCCCCTCTTTATGATTTTAAAAATTTATTGAAGGAAGCGTCGCCCACCCCCCCTTCTTCCATCGAAAGTGATCCCGAAAATGTGGCCCTTCTCCAATACACCGGCGGAACCACCGGTATTCCAAAAGGGGTCATGCTGACCCATAACAATTTGGTGGCCAACACGGTTCAGTGCCGACACTGGATGGCCGATCTAAAGGAGGGAAAAGAAGTTTTCCTTTCCGTTATTCCTTTTTTTCATGTTTATGGTATGAGCGTTTGCATGAATCTTTCGATTTATATCGCCTCCGCAATGGTTCTTCTTCCAAAATTTAAAACCGACGATGTTTTAAAAGCCATCAATCGGTATCGTCCAACCATTTTTCCAGGCGTTCAGGCCATGTATGTGGCCATCAACAATCACCCCCAGGTAAAAAAATATGATATTTCCTCTATACAGGCCTGTATCAGTGGAGCGGGGCCTTTACAAAAGGAAGTTCAGGACCAGTTCGAAAAATTGACCGGTGGAAAACTGGTCGAAGGGTTCGGTTTAACGGAAGCCTCTCCGGTGACCCATGCCAATCCCATTTCCGGTCTACGGAAAAAAGGCTCCATTGGGCTTCCTTTTCCCGATACCAATGCGCGTGTAGTAGATATGGAGGAGGGAACCAATGTTCTTTCTGTGGGAGAAATTGGGGAATTGGTAGTCCAAGGACCACAGGTCATGAAAGGGTATTGGAAAAAAGAAGAGGAAACCCAACAAGTACTTAGAGAAGGTTGGCTTCATACCGGAGATATGGCTCGAATGGATGAAGAAGGATACTTTTATATTGTCGATCGCAAAAAAGATATGATCAAAACCAGCGGGGAAAATGTATATCCCCGGGATGTGGAAGAGGTCCTATTTCAGCACCCTAAAGTAAAAGAAGCGGTGATTGCTGGCCTTCCCGATCAATTTTTGGGAGAAAAAATCAAAGCTTATATTGTCCTCAAGGAAGGGGAAACCGCATCGGAAGAAGAGATCCTTCAATTTTGTCGGGAGCGGTTGGCTAAATTTAAAGTTCCTAAACAAATTGAGTTTCGGCAGGAACTTCCCAAAACCATGATTGGAAAAATTCTTCGCCGAGTTTTATTGGAAGAAGAGCTCAAAAAACTAAAGGTTTCTGCGTAG